A window of the Lactuca sativa cultivar Salinas chromosome 7, Lsat_Salinas_v11, whole genome shotgun sequence genome harbors these coding sequences:
- the LOC111883801 gene encoding uncharacterized protein LOC111883801 encodes MASSSSNEYVTVEIGEGNTYPYPSNVYTPSFISLKLSGRDNYSMWKTQMICLLKSHDMFGFIDGTFISPDHEASSSSSVSGKEKVGEHQTHQKLWTRSDALVKGWILGSLSEETLRYVLNRLTEKPHQERNADHDFSAKDVWHELQTMYGPPVLPQVSPVVEDTLLQDKDIAQELQRLYNYTRFGIWVWVEEILSQGRVTVMDKITNNGNTLLHVAVGISKNSKLLEILLERLPENTQLLDLRNSDGSTLLHVAAIIGNTEAADILVARNPELLFAKDNEGQTPLALALSNMNTQTARHLLQHINDTNDDRQKEALFSGTTGDGLLVTLISSKDFRFAIKLLEHYKTLNSDVVLMAIAQNFPRELNLFENFIGSGDLVRCAYGFCGTICNIISSRRVFRLIINVTGFMLMLLLFIPRMLVWLLIKERVETHEDARRLLWHVSGLIKSENTPTSYHHYYTNPILEATRQNAFEVVEVIVSYFPNAIWSANEDGHNIIQYVVINRSEKVYNLLYQMSEHRNIYRTIRDSHGNNLLHLAARLAPKNKLNLISGAALQIQRELQWFKEVERFICPLSIVQKNSFNGTPQTVFTREHKELVIEGEKWMKSTAESYTITAALIITIVFAAAITVPGGSDQNKGIPIFTNNTAFTVFAISDAISLFAAVTSLLMFLSILTARFAEQDFLFKLPTKLIIGLATLFISTTAMIVAFGATLYLVFGQRNSKILIPIAVLTCLPITSFVTLQFPLVLELMSATYGRSIFGVNRSFSYSGRQILI; translated from the exons ATGGCAAGCTCAAGCTCTAATGAATATGTGACAGTGGAAATTGGAGAAGGAAACACATACCCATACCCATCAAATGTTTATACCCCCAGTTTTATTAGCTTGAAGCTTAGTGGTAGGGATAACTATAGTATGTGGAAAACACAGATGATATGTCTCTTAAAGAGTCATGATATGTTTGGTTTCATTGATGGAACATTCATAAGCCCTGATCATGAAgccagtagtagtagtagtgtttcCGGGAAGGAGAAAGTGGGTGAGCATCAGACTCATCAGAAGCTGTGGACAAGATCAGATGCCCTTGTGAAGGGTTGGATTCTTGGTTCTTTATCTGAAGAAACACTCAGGTATGTTCTGAATCGCCTCACAGAAAAACCCCATCAAGAGAGAAATGCAGATCATGATTTCAgtgcaaaagatgtttggcatgAACTGCAGACTATGTATGGTCCTCCTGTTCTTCCGCAAGTGTCACCTGTTGTTGAAG ATACACTACTACAAGATAAAGACATAGCACAGGAGCTCCAGAGATTGTACAATTACACTCGCTTTGGAATTTGGGTTTGGGTCGAAGAAATATTGAGTCAGGGAAGGGTTACAGTGATGGACAAAATCACGAATAATGGCAACACTTTGCTCCATGTAGCAGTCGGTATTTCCAAGAACTCAAAACTCTTAGAGATATTGTTGGAAAGGTTACCGGAGAACACACAACTACTGGATCTAAGAAATTCAGATGGAAGCACGCTACTTCATGTGGCTGCCATTATTGGCAACACTGAAGCTGCTGACATCTTGGTGGCAAGAAACCCAGAGTTGTTGTTCGCAAAAGACAATGAAGGTCAGACACCACTAGCCTTGGCTCTTTCTAATATGAACACCCAAACAGCCCGACATCTGCTGCAACACATCAATGATACTAATGATGATAGACAAAAGGAGGCTCTGTTTTCTGGCACAACTGGTGATGGCCTTCTAGTTACCCTTATTTCCTCTAAAGATTTCC GCTTTGCAATAAAACTGTTGGAGCATTACAAAACATTGAATAGTGATGTTGTGCTGATGGCTATAGCTCAAAATTTCCCACGTGAACTCAAcctatttgaaaattttatag GGAGTGGTGATTTAGTTCGGTGTGCATATGGCTTTTGTGGAACCATTTGCAATATTATTAGTAGCAGACGGGTTTTCAGGTTGATCATTAATG TGACTGGCTTCATGCTTATGCTTTTGCTGTTTATCCCTCGAATGTTAG TATGGTTATTAATTAAAGAGAGAGTTGAAACTCATGAAGATGCTAGGAGACTATTGTGGCATGTATCTGGATTGATAAAGAGTGAAAACACTCCCACCTCTTACCATCACTATTATACAAATCCGATTCTTGAAGCCACCAGACAAAATGCATTCGAAGTTGTAGAAGTTATTGTGTCTTACTTCCCAAATGCAATTTGGAGTGCTAACGAAGATGGTCACAACATTATCCAGTATGTTGTGATAAATCGCTCAGAAAAGGTTTACAACCTCCTTTATCAAATGAGCGAGCATCGGAATATATATCGAACAATCAGAGACTCTCATGGTAATAACCTGTTGCATCTTGCTGCAAGATTGGCACCTAAGAACAAACTTAATCTTATATCGGGGGCAGCTTTACAAATACAACGTGAACTACAATGGTTTAAA GAAGTGGAAAGATTCATTTGTCCTTTAAGCATCGTACAAAAGAACTCTTTCAACGGAACACCACAAACGGTATTTACTAGAGAACACAAGGAGTTAGTGATTGAAGGAGAAAAATGGATGAAGTCCACTGCGGAATCCTACACGATTACAGCTGCATTAATCATCACCATCGTCTTTGCAGCAGCAATTACAGTGCCAGGAGGAAGCGATCAGAACAAGGGGATACCAATTTTTACCAATAACACCGCCTTCACAGTATTTGCAATATCAGATGCCATATCACTGTTTGCGGCTGTTACTTCATTGTTAATGTTTTTGTCGATCCTCACTGCACGTTTTGCTGAACAAGACTTTCTCTTCAAGTTGCCTACAAAGTTGATAATTGGTTTAGCCACATTGTTTATCTCAACCACAGCTATGATAGTAGCATTTGGTGCAACATTGTATCTTGTGTTTGGCCAACGAAACTCAAAGATTCTGATTCCAATAGCTGTCTTGACATGCCTCCCAATTACTTCTTTTGTGACCCTACAGTTCCCACTAGTCCTAGAGTTGATGAGTGCCACATATGGTCGTAGTATTTTTGGTGTGAACAGAAGTTTTTCTTACTCGGGTAGACAAATATTGATTTGA
- the LOC111883860 gene encoding F-box/LRR-repeat protein At4g29420 — protein sequence MDKLPDDIALYILSRLDDSADVARCRLAWKTFNTVSPELRSINIQCSLERYIKSRSKLSNSSSSSQSVTPFKTIFLNLVSKLRVVDSVCIGTEKPLRNVSYDDVEDENDDLYLTHGDFVKEWLPRVCGRLKSLSISDFWIQSCWRRSDLLPLVSAYCHNLLELEVKNAWLSVENMNPMPMLTTLTLEFIRLDDEDLNMLNKSFPNLQVLNLVGVGGLKLPKINLLNLKTCHWTVSNAPLSLTLITPTLITLRLECIRPTSLYIEAPMLSHLHLALDHADSFTIKKFQNLKTLWLESLYIRSLLLKFPFTKTVENLTVDSRKWERGAVGFSKFTLEKVFTVFPNVNSLCINSSLWSELEACYDVDSWETWDRRKGLKTFCAYLLLVDPLLTFSSVASLLDQCVGLVDVSLLIHHDVVANVSKSFILRCTSRWPEVNWKWGIWREGMEVSWITNW from the exons ATGGACAAACTTCCCGATGATATAGCCCTCTATATACTGAGTCGACTCGACGACTCGGCCGATGTAGCTCGCTGCCGACTAGCTTGGAAGACGTTCAATACTGTCTCTCCAGAACTTCGATCAATCAATATTCAATGTTCATTGGAAAGGTACATCAAATCAAGGTCTAAGTTATCGAATTCTTCAAGTTCGTCACAATCTGTTACTCCCTTCAAGACAATTTTCCTCAATCTTGTATCGAAATTGAGGGTTGTCGATTCGGTCTGTATAGGCACCGAGAAACCACTCCGAAATGTGTCGTACGATGACGTTGAGGACGAGAATGATGATCTGTACCTCACCCATGGAGATTTTGTTAAGGAGTGGCTACCTAGGGTTTGCGGAAGGTTGAAATCGCTTTCAATTTCTGACTTTTGGATTCAATCTTGTTGGCGTCGATCGGACCTGTTGCCTCTAGTTTCTGCGTATT GTCATAATCTTCTTGAATTAGAGGTGAAGAACGCATGGCTATCAGTAGAAAACATGAACCCAATGCCAATGCTAACAACTTTAACACTTGAATTCATAAGATTAGACGATGAAGACCTAAACATGTTGAACAAATCCTTCCCAAATCTTCAAGTTCTTAACTTGGTAGGTGTGGGTGGTCTCAAACTCCCCAAAATCAACCTTCTTAACCTCAAAACCTGTCACTGGACTGTATCAAATGCCCCATTATCTTTAACCCTAATCACACCCACACTCATCACACTAAGACTCGAATGCATAAGACCCACTTCACTTTACATCGAAGCTCCCATGTTATCTCATCTCCATCTTGCCCTTGATCATGCCGACTCATTTACAATCAAAAAGTTCCAAAATTTAAAAACCCTTTGGCTCGAGTCTTTATACATCAGATCCTTACTCTTAAAATTCCCATTTACAAAAACAGTCGAAAATCTAACAGTGGATTCACGAAAGTGGGAGAGAGGGGCAGTTGGGTTTTCCAAATTTACCCTTgagaaggtgttcacggttttccCGAATGTGAATTCTTTATGTATTAACTCAAGTCTGTGGTCGGAATTAGAGGCGTGTTATGATGTGGATAGTTGGGAGACATGGGATAGGAGAAAAGGGTTGAAAACATTTTGTGCATATTTGTTGTTGGTTGACCCTTTGTTGACTTTTTCATCGGTTGCTTCTTTGTTGGATCAATGTGTGGGGTTGGTTGATGTTTCATTGCTTATACATCATGATGTTGTTGCTAATGTATCAAAAAGCTTTATCTTAAGGTGTACATCTCGGTGGCCGGAAGTGAATTGGAAATGGGGAATTTGGAGAGAAGGAATGGAAGTTTCTTGGATAACCAAttggtaa